The following proteins are co-located in the Micromonospora coriariae genome:
- a CDS encoding YciI family protein, with protein sequence MAGVPQVDFALDTYECIVIYPGAAGRALPNETVQRLQAEHTEHMQALQQRGIILVAGSVDGPARNPEPPIGFGLARTGSVDDVRSVLEADPAVQAGLYRVDVLTFLCPAGSLEFPLAKTES encoded by the coding sequence ATGGCGGGAGTGCCGCAGGTCGACTTCGCGCTCGACACGTACGAGTGCATCGTGATCTATCCCGGCGCGGCCGGACGGGCCCTGCCGAACGAGACCGTGCAGCGGTTGCAGGCCGAGCACACCGAGCACATGCAGGCGTTGCAGCAACGCGGCATCATCCTGGTCGCCGGCTCGGTGGACGGGCCGGCCCGCAACCCGGAGCCGCCGATCGGTTTCGGGTTGGCCCGCACCGGCAGCGTCGACGACGTGCGCAGCGTGCTGGAGGCCGACCCGGCGGTGCAGGCCGGGCTCTACCGGGTGGACGTGCTGACCTTCCTCTGCCCGGCCGGTTCGTTGGAGTTTCCGCTGGCCAAGACCGAGAGCTGA
- a CDS encoding CHAT domain-containing protein, which produces MWRRFRSDPVSRLRERLDGFAATTDPRAVLDSGAIRDAEAVIDFVTATPTDGPLPEPVAEGFLLLARLRWYRYQLLPPGEDADDLGQAVRLTEFLLRFAPERVPPSLLALLHAHRPPPDSGRVPGPRVASDPTSAPTGADSARGGRTAGLVDGEAGALFVEAVMLMAAAENNRDYRGADRAAALLRRAVDGTPAGEPERLHYLSALGRVHRAQFQHLGRRRALPSAIEAHRESLESTPTDDPERPVRLFHLGNVLGDRYEVHGDPGDLDESITLLRDAARATGASASVRAMARANLGQRLRDRWRLRARPADLDEAIGSFAAARTGGDPRVAALHGTALAERFLRGRASTDRDAAIDAYRSALTGFGGLDPELAGIAQTGLATLLAERHQADAAPADLDAAIEAYRAAAAGSDSAHGGLDPDEIRHAVGGLLVTRYERRRRTDDITEAVRLLREGADAAGEPVQRARWLAELGYALGRGHADLGGVPALRAARDALTEAESLLPHADPLRHQVLNNLGETLRELSDQAGEPALLEQAAVALRAAVAAAAPDAAALPGYRSNLGLVLQALFASTQDLATLTEAIQVLAQVTEAAPPGHPDRLPALINYGSALNRRVELALDGALPAGGQPADHVRASPAGDADAAVTALREAAELAEREAEPTEYVQTHGTLALAHLLRHRLHDDPAGLDEAVRLLQRLSERQPLLGAERHRIHTNLGSALLLRYRARRDEADATAMLAANRAAVDALPAEHPARTMCLSNLATALEAVATPAALAEATDVLRAAAAVESAPSLLRARAANRYADHAAAAGDLPAALDGYATAIELIDLVAWHGMDPDDQARLLGLFPGLASAAAAVAIALDRPERAVELLEYGRGVLLTRAHDAGADLATLRARSPRLAARLTDLQATLDGFAALSPVGPDGPSGRAEQRYDLAVRRRDLLAEIRARPGFADFLRPPPFATLAQAAVGGPVALVNVAARRCDALVVADGQVTVVPLPELTLADLVTRTAGFLTAIAVLTGAAASDAPEPAAQRRRLAARTEVGQTLDWLWQVVAAPVLDAAPAPAPSGAVPAAEADRPRLWWCPTGLLTLLPLHAAGPLDGGDGVLDRVVPSYTASLRALAHARRGVPTRPEPVDSALVVGMPQTPGLADLPGVAREEEIVRRHLPRVRALLGPAATPAAVLAALPDQPVAHLSCHGTQDLSAPAWGRLTLAGGPLHVRDLWRPAGSPAALAVLSACETVRGGAALPDEALTLGTAFQLAGFRHVIGALWSISDALTVRLCADLYAGLAVPGGIAPDRAALALHQSVRRLRAALPDRPDTWAGYVHLGP; this is translated from the coding sequence ATGTGGCGGCGGTTCAGGTCCGACCCGGTGAGCCGGCTGCGGGAGCGGCTGGACGGCTTCGCCGCCACCACGGACCCTCGCGCAGTGCTCGACTCGGGCGCGATCCGCGACGCCGAGGCCGTCATCGACTTCGTGACCGCCACGCCCACCGACGGGCCACTGCCCGAGCCGGTCGCCGAGGGCTTCCTCCTCCTGGCCCGCCTGCGCTGGTACCGCTACCAGCTGCTGCCCCCGGGCGAGGACGCCGACGACCTCGGCCAGGCGGTCCGGCTCACCGAGTTCCTGCTGCGCTTCGCCCCGGAACGGGTGCCACCGTCGCTGCTGGCCCTGCTGCACGCGCACCGACCACCACCCGACTCCGGTCGGGTCCCCGGACCGCGGGTCGCCAGCGACCCGACGTCCGCGCCCACCGGCGCCGATTCCGCTCGCGGCGGGCGTACGGCGGGCCTGGTTGACGGCGAGGCCGGCGCGCTGTTCGTCGAGGCCGTCATGCTGATGGCCGCCGCGGAGAACAACCGTGACTACCGGGGCGCCGACCGGGCGGCGGCGCTGCTGCGACGGGCGGTGGACGGCACGCCCGCGGGCGAGCCGGAGCGGCTGCACTACCTGTCCGCCCTCGGCCGGGTGCACCGCGCCCAGTTCCAGCACCTCGGGCGGCGGCGCGCCCTGCCGTCGGCGATCGAGGCGCACCGGGAGAGCCTGGAGTCCACCCCGACCGACGACCCGGAACGTCCGGTCCGGCTGTTCCACCTCGGCAACGTGCTCGGCGACCGGTACGAGGTCCACGGCGACCCGGGGGACCTGGACGAGTCGATCACGCTGCTGCGCGACGCCGCACGAGCCACCGGCGCCAGCGCCTCGGTGCGCGCCATGGCCCGGGCCAACCTCGGGCAACGGCTGCGTGACCGGTGGCGCCTGCGGGCGCGGCCGGCCGACCTCGACGAGGCGATCGGCTCGTTCGCCGCCGCCCGGACCGGCGGTGATCCGCGGGTCGCCGCCCTGCACGGCACGGCGCTCGCGGAACGGTTCCTGCGCGGCCGGGCGAGCACCGACCGGGATGCCGCGATCGACGCGTACCGGTCGGCGCTGACCGGGTTCGGCGGTCTCGACCCGGAGCTGGCCGGCATCGCGCAGACCGGCCTGGCGACCCTGCTCGCCGAACGGCACCAGGCCGACGCCGCCCCGGCCGACCTCGACGCGGCGATCGAGGCGTACCGGGCGGCGGCCGCCGGGTCCGACTCGGCGCACGGTGGGCTGGACCCGGACGAGATACGACACGCGGTCGGCGGCCTGCTGGTGACCCGGTACGAGCGGCGGAGGCGGACCGACGACATCACCGAGGCGGTGCGGCTGCTGCGCGAGGGCGCCGACGCCGCCGGGGAACCGGTCCAGCGGGCCCGCTGGCTCGCCGAGCTCGGCTACGCGCTGGGTCGGGGGCACGCCGATCTGGGCGGGGTGCCCGCCCTGCGGGCCGCCCGGGACGCGCTGACCGAGGCGGAGTCGCTGCTTCCCCACGCCGACCCGCTGCGCCATCAGGTGCTCAACAACCTGGGCGAGACCCTGCGCGAACTGTCCGACCAGGCGGGGGAGCCGGCGCTGCTGGAGCAGGCCGCCGTGGCGCTGCGGGCCGCGGTCGCCGCCGCCGCACCGGATGCCGCAGCGCTGCCCGGGTACCGCTCGAACCTGGGCCTGGTATTGCAGGCCCTGTTCGCCTCGACCCAGGACCTGGCCACCCTGACCGAGGCGATCCAGGTGCTGGCCCAGGTGACCGAGGCGGCGCCACCCGGGCACCCGGACCGACTGCCGGCGCTCATCAACTACGGCTCCGCGTTGAACCGTCGGGTGGAACTCGCCCTGGACGGCGCGCTGCCCGCCGGCGGCCAGCCCGCCGACCACGTCAGGGCCAGTCCCGCCGGGGACGCCGACGCCGCTGTGACCGCGCTGCGGGAGGCGGCCGAACTGGCCGAACGGGAGGCCGAGCCCACCGAGTACGTGCAGACGCACGGCACCCTCGCCCTGGCCCACCTGCTGCGACACCGTCTGCACGACGACCCGGCGGGGCTGGACGAGGCGGTCCGGCTCCTCCAGCGGCTGAGCGAGCGCCAGCCGTTGCTCGGCGCCGAGCGGCACCGGATCCACACCAACCTCGGCAGCGCGCTGCTGCTGCGCTACCGGGCCCGCCGCGACGAGGCGGACGCCACGGCCATGCTGGCGGCCAACCGGGCGGCGGTCGACGCGCTGCCCGCCGAGCATCCCGCCCGGACCATGTGCCTGAGCAACCTGGCCACCGCCCTGGAAGCGGTCGCCACCCCCGCCGCGTTGGCCGAGGCGACCGACGTGCTGCGCGCCGCCGCCGCGGTGGAATCCGCGCCGTCGCTGCTCCGGGCGAGGGCGGCGAACCGGTACGCGGACCATGCCGCCGCGGCCGGCGACCTGCCGGCCGCGCTCGACGGGTACGCCACCGCGATCGAGCTGATCGACCTGGTGGCCTGGCACGGCATGGACCCCGACGACCAGGCGCGTCTGCTCGGGCTGTTCCCCGGGCTGGCCAGTGCCGCGGCGGCGGTCGCCATCGCCCTCGACCGCCCGGAACGCGCCGTCGAGTTGCTCGAGTACGGCCGCGGCGTCCTGCTGACCCGGGCCCACGACGCGGGCGCCGACCTGGCCACGCTGCGTGCGCGGTCCCCTCGGCTGGCGGCCCGGCTCACCGACCTCCAGGCCACCCTCGACGGCTTCGCCGCGCTGTCACCCGTCGGTCCGGACGGTCCCAGCGGCCGTGCCGAGCAGCGGTACGACCTCGCCGTACGGCGGCGCGACCTGCTCGCGGAGATCCGCGCCCGGCCCGGGTTCGCCGACTTCCTCCGCCCGCCACCGTTCGCCACCCTGGCCCAGGCTGCTGTCGGTGGCCCGGTGGCGCTGGTCAACGTGGCCGCGCGGCGCTGCGACGCACTGGTCGTCGCCGACGGCCAGGTCACCGTGGTCCCACTGCCCGAGCTGACCCTGGCCGACCTGGTCACCCGGACGGCGGGCTTCCTGACCGCGATCGCGGTGCTCACCGGGGCGGCGGCGTCGGACGCCCCAGAGCCGGCGGCGCAGCGCCGCCGGCTGGCGGCCCGGACCGAGGTCGGCCAGACGCTGGACTGGCTGTGGCAGGTCGTCGCCGCACCGGTGCTCGACGCCGCGCCAGCCCCGGCGCCCTCGGGTGCGGTACCTGCCGCCGAGGCGGACCGGCCACGGCTGTGGTGGTGCCCGACCGGGCTGCTCACCCTGCTTCCGTTGCACGCGGCCGGCCCGCTCGACGGCGGCGACGGGGTGCTGGACCGGGTCGTGCCGTCGTACACCGCGTCGCTGCGGGCGCTGGCGCACGCCCGACGCGGCGTGCCGACCCGGCCCGAGCCGGTCGACTCGGCGCTGGTCGTCGGCATGCCGCAGACCCCCGGCCTGGCCGACCTGCCCGGTGTCGCACGGGAGGAGGAGATCGTCCGCCGGCACCTGCCACGGGTCCGCGCACTCCTCGGCCCGGCGGCCACCCCGGCGGCGGTGCTCGCCGCGCTGCCCGACCAGCCGGTCGCCCACCTGTCCTGCCACGGCACCCAGGACCTGAGCGCCCCGGCCTGGGGGCGCCTCACCCTCGCCGGCGGCCCGCTGCACGTCCGGGACCTGTGGCGGCCCGCCGGCAGCCCGGCCGCGCTCGCCGTCCTGTCCGCCTGCGAGACGGTGCGCGGCGGCGCCGCCCTGCCCGACGAGGCGCTCACCCTCGGCACCGCGTTCCAGCTCGCCGGGTTCCGGCACGTCATCGGCGCGCTCTGGTCGATCTCGGACGCGCTGACCGTACGGCTCTGCGCCGACCTGTACGCCGGTCTGGCGGTGCCCGGCGGGATCGCACCGGACCGGGCGGCGCTCGCCCTGCACCAGTCGGTCCGTCGGCTCCGCGCCGCCCTGCCCGACCGCCCCGACACCTGGGCCGGCTACGTCCACCTCGGCCCCTGA
- a CDS encoding lipase family alpha/beta hydrolase: MLLRKTVLVLSLATAALLASTATATAAPAAPVAAPVNAAAAANPVIVVGGLSGIAIAYEPIAARLRGDGYRTFIYQLPGLGLGDIPTSARAFAGYVNQVRASTGAATVDVVAHSEGGLVARYYLKRLGGTATVGRYVSLGSPQYGTYVANILAFLGLGSCAGIVACQQMTIGSAFLADLNAGDDTPGAVRYTTVRTLQDELVRPTGNAAVNDGATNVLIQAYCPLRVVGHLGLVLDGTAYTIVRGALVDGPVRPNCLAL, translated from the coding sequence ATGCTGCTCCGAAAGACCGTCCTCGTCCTGTCCCTCGCCACCGCCGCACTGCTCGCGTCGACCGCCACGGCGACCGCCGCCCCCGCCGCCCCCGTGGCCGCCCCGGTGAACGCCGCCGCGGCCGCCAACCCGGTCATCGTGGTCGGCGGGCTCAGCGGCATCGCCATCGCGTACGAGCCGATCGCCGCCCGACTGCGCGGCGACGGCTACCGCACCTTCATCTACCAACTGCCCGGGCTGGGCCTCGGAGACATCCCCACCTCAGCCCGCGCGTTCGCCGGGTACGTCAACCAGGTGCGCGCCAGCACCGGAGCGGCGACCGTGGACGTGGTCGCCCACTCCGAGGGCGGCCTCGTCGCCCGCTACTACCTCAAGCGGCTCGGCGGCACCGCCACCGTCGGCCGGTACGTCAGCCTGGGCTCGCCGCAGTACGGCACCTACGTGGCGAACATCCTGGCGTTCCTGGGCCTGGGCAGCTGCGCCGGCATCGTGGCCTGCCAGCAGATGACCATCGGCTCGGCCTTCCTCGCCGACCTCAACGCCGGCGACGACACCCCGGGCGCGGTGCGCTACACCACAGTCCGCACCCTGCAGGACGAGCTGGTCCGGCCGACCGGAAACGCCGCCGTCAACGACGGTGCGACAAACGTGCTGATCCAGGCGTACTGCCCCCTGCGGGTGGTCGGGCACCTCGGCCTGGTGCTCGACGGCACCGCGTACACCATCGTGCGTGGCGCCCTCGTCGACGGCCCGGTGCGACCCAACTGCCTCGCCCTCTGA
- a CDS encoding aldo/keto reductase codes for MATDVSKQPAKASGSYRIGGDLAVDRLGYGAMQLTGPGIWGDPKDPAEAVRVLRRAIELGVTFIDTADSYGPFVSELLIREALHPYADDLVVATKAGLTRAGPGDWRPVGRPEYLRQQCELSLRHLGLDTIPLYQLHRIDPQVPLADQLGELALLQQEGKIRHIGLSEVTVSQIEESRAITSIASVQNLYNLANRSAEDVLEYCERNDLAFIPWFPIATGELARPGGPLDTIAAAHSASPAQLALAWLLRRSPVMLPIPGTSSVAHLEENVVAAEVQLTDDEFEALAKAA; via the coding sequence ATGGCGACCGACGTCAGCAAGCAACCCGCGAAGGCTTCGGGCAGCTACCGGATCGGCGGCGACCTCGCCGTCGACCGTCTCGGCTACGGGGCGATGCAGCTCACCGGGCCGGGCATCTGGGGCGACCCGAAGGACCCCGCCGAGGCGGTGCGGGTGCTGCGCCGGGCGATCGAGCTGGGCGTGACGTTCATCGACACCGCCGACTCGTACGGCCCGTTCGTCTCCGAGCTGCTGATCCGCGAGGCCCTGCACCCGTACGCCGACGACCTGGTCGTCGCGACGAAGGCTGGCCTCACCCGCGCCGGACCGGGCGACTGGCGCCCGGTGGGCCGCCCGGAGTACCTGCGCCAGCAGTGTGAGCTGAGCCTGCGCCACCTCGGCCTGGACACGATTCCGCTCTACCAGCTGCACCGGATCGACCCGCAGGTGCCGCTCGCCGACCAGCTGGGCGAGCTGGCGCTGTTGCAGCAGGAGGGCAAGATCCGGCACATCGGACTCTCCGAGGTGACCGTCTCGCAGATCGAGGAGTCCCGGGCCATCACCTCGATCGCCTCGGTGCAGAACCTGTACAACCTCGCCAACCGCAGCGCCGAGGACGTGCTGGAGTACTGCGAGCGCAACGACCTCGCGTTCATCCCGTGGTTCCCGATCGCCACCGGTGAGCTGGCACGCCCGGGCGGGCCGCTGGACACGATCGCCGCCGCGCACAGCGCGTCGCCCGCGCAGCTCGCGCTGGCCTGGCTGCTGCGCCGGTCGCCGGTGATGCTGCCGATCCCCGGCACGTCCTCGGTGGCGCACCTGGAGGAGAACGTGGTCGCCGCGGAGGTGCAGCTCACCGACGACGAGTTCGAGGCGCTGGCCAAGGCGGCCTGA